The Myxocyprinus asiaticus isolate MX2 ecotype Aquarium Trade chromosome 6, UBuf_Myxa_2, whole genome shotgun sequence region atgtacagtatatgtcgtACAGTGGTAGTCAATATAAGCACGACCTTAATCAGTGACCCTGAATGATAGTAAATAAAGCAGCGTTGTTATGATAAACTTCACCACACAATGTAAAATTTGTCCATGTTTTCGCAACATTGGTTGAAGTTTGGCGACGTTGAGACAACTTTCAGTGTTTGCTGGGCAGACAGTTCAGGCAGATTTGGTGGCTGTGATTGAAAATTATTTGAAAGCACTAAAGTAACATTAAAGTACACAATATGAGAACATATACAGCAGCGATCACAACTTATAGGTAGATTGGATGGCAGTAACATGAGAATGACAGAATAATCCTTTAGCatacaaaaaaatcacaaaaatagaTGGTCACTTTTATTTCTTGTTTCACCTTTGATGTActtgaatttaattatttttttgacaattatGTACATTCTAGACACGAtagaagtgaaagaggaaagtcaagaactgactgaagaggaggaggaataCCAATACCAGGATCCTCAGAATTTCACAACTGGAGAAGAATCTTATAGTTTCAGGGAAACCATAAAGATAGTTTCAAAAGAAACACCTCAGAGACCAGAAGCCAACAATTCTTTTATCTGCCCtgaatgtggaaagagttttgcacataaAGGACATTATAATGAACACCTAAAAATTCACTCTGGAGTGAAGCCTTACGTCTGCCCTCATTGTGAAAAAGCTTTCACATGTAAAGGACACCTTAAAAGACACATTAGAATTCACACCGGAGAAAGGCCTTACACATGCTcagagtgtggaaagagtttcaaatgtTCAACAAATCTCAAAGATCACCAGCGTTCTCACTCTGGAGTAAGGGCATTTAAATGTGAGCAGTGTggtaaaagttatattttggcaTCTAActtaaatgttcacatgaaaactcatacaaatgagaagccttacgTGTGTGCTGTGTGTGGAAAGGCTTTTTTGCGCTTGGGCTGTTTTAATGAACATCAGAAAATACATACCGGTGAGAGGTCTTATATATGCTTTGAGTGTGGGGATACCTTTGTTAGATCCAGTGCCTTGAAACAGCACCAAAAAattcatacaggagagaaacctCACAAGTGTTCATACTGTGGAAAGGGTTTCACTCTTTCAGGAGCCTTGAAAAGacatgagagagtgcatactggagagaggcCATATCACTGCACTGCATGTGGCAGGAGTTTCACCCAATCAAGTGATCTGCAGTATCATAGAAAAAAGCCTTGTCCGATGttgacacaaaacacacaaagttCATCTTCAGTTGCAGTGTAAATTGTgtgaaattcataaaaaaaaaaaaatatatatatatatatatatatatatattgcataaagacgtttaggaccattatgatttttttttagcattgtgACAAAATGCATGTATTAAAtaatctaaaaatgtaaaaagtctaAATGACTCTaaaaaggcttaattttctatattCGCACATGACAGGTTTCGTGACAATTGCCCAGAAGGGCCTTGCCTTGCAAAGCCAATACACAGTAACCACCAATGGTGAAACAAAAAAgtggcttcaaagttttttgattgtGGATTATTAAATAGTTTCACTCTCTGTATCcaagcatagttgagccaaacttgTCTGTCtcaggacagatcatagtttgaGAGACATAGCTATGGTCATAACTTTTGaccaaatgtgtagttactgcattttgcctttgcagagCAGTACAGTACTTTACATGCTTTGGTGAATGAACTGTCTGTGACTGGTAGAATGAGGTTTGTACTTGTTTGACAGAAAATGTACAGGGagtaaaaaatatttagtaaACTAGTGTTATTGGTACCATTTTGTGGTCAATGATTGGGGGTAGCAATAGTACTCAAATTGTATATTGTTAACACAGTCTATTATTTCtcattcagttttattttatgttaaatttaATTCTGTGTTGCAAGGTATTGTACAGAGAACTAAACAACTTTTTTGTATGCTTGTATCACCAATTTTACTCAATCTGAGTAGCCATATTTCTTGACAGATTTGACTGTCTGGCTGAAATATCTAAAGTGGTATGGTTGCTTGGGTCATTCCAGTTTTCTGACTGTGTATTTTTCCTGGCAGAAATCAATTTAACCTGAGCATGTGGatgtttatgattaaaaaaaattgcctaCATTAATAGTATGTCCTATATTGTACTTGAGGCGAGTTCAGACTGAAAACATATGAAGTTACTGTTGTGAGGGATTTCACTGTTCTGTATAATTTGTTGCATGCATGCAtggttgtaattattattatttttttaaatatgcatggAAAACCACGTCAGAAATTGTCGACAGTCTGAGTTTGGTTCGTACATTGATAGATTGTTCATCTTGTTTATATTATGATGCAAttagcactgctgcagttcatataaaaacactctcctcTGCAGAATGCTTATTTTAAaaggcaaaagaactgattccttgtcaaattagaatgatatcttagttttgcCATGTGATTTTACATCTGTGATcagaatttaaataattatggCCAATTGTGCAGTCCACCAAGAACGTCACAGTAGGAACGCCTATAGTGACTTATCGTACAAGGACTACAACATCAAGGGATGTTGCTGGCGGTGTGAAGAGAGTTTaatatgtagtgtatagtgtaatGATTGTACATCAAGTGTGACCTTTGCACAGAGCAAGAtgtattttaaaactgtatttttaatcaaatcaaatcaaatggaattgactttgtatctcaaTTCTGTAggcatataaaataaaacattattttaaaaatgaaggcCCCTTTCTTCATTAATAGATTAGTCCACTAGTCTGTAAACTGATTTAATTGCTGTTGATTTGACAATCCTGGATTGTGCTGTTCCTCAGAGCCAATCATGGAGTTGTAGAAAATTTTATTAgtcttcatttttttcatttgaaatatttgtgtgaaactgaacaaatgcataaACATTAAGTCTTGAGctgttttctctgtttttttattttattttattttatttattaatccccttttcttccaatgttggaatgcccaattcccactactttattaggtcctc contains the following coding sequences:
- the LOC127442949 gene encoding gastrula zinc finger protein XlCGF7.1-like isoform X2, yielding MEFIKEEIEDMSYTEPCTVKNTEEPRDTIEVKEESQELTEEEEEYQYQDPQNFTTGEESYSFRETIKIVSKETPQRPEANNSFICPECGKSFAHKGHYNEHLKIHSGVKPYVCPHCEKAFTCKGHLKRHIRIHTGERPYTCSECGKSFKCSTNLKDHQRSHSGVRAFKCEQCGKSYILASNLNVHMKTHTNEKPYVCAVCGKAFLRLGCFNEHQKIHTGERSYICFECGDTFVRSSALKQHQKIHTGEKPHKCSYCGKGFTLSGALKRHERVHTGERPYHCTACGRSFTQSSDLQYHRKKPCPMLTQNTQSSSSVAV
- the LOC127442949 gene encoding zinc finger protein 239-like isoform X1, whose product is MSLESRTSRTCTTACHRITYVSFLDYYLPRPLASRKRRGLRRFRDADVRPHRAPWKQYSTFYDTIEVKEESQELTEEEEEYQYQDPQNFTTGEESYSFRETIKIVSKETPQRPEANNSFICPECGKSFAHKGHYNEHLKIHSGVKPYVCPHCEKAFTCKGHLKRHIRIHTGERPYTCSECGKSFKCSTNLKDHQRSHSGVRAFKCEQCGKSYILASNLNVHMKTHTNEKPYVCAVCGKAFLRLGCFNEHQKIHTGERSYICFECGDTFVRSSALKQHQKIHTGEKPHKCSYCGKGFTLSGALKRHERVHTGERPYHCTACGRSFTQSSDLQYHRKKPCPMLTQNTQSSSSVAV